The following proteins are co-located in the Solanum pennellii chromosome 1, SPENNV200 genome:
- the LOC107003526 gene encoding glycine-rich RNA-binding protein-like, which translates to MADVEYRCFVGGLAWATTDQTLSEAFSQYGEVVESKIINDRETGRSRGFGFVTFKDEQAMRDAIEGMNGQDLDGRNITVNEAQSRGGGGGGGGRGGGGYGGGRREGGGGGYGGGGGYGGGRREGGGGGYGGGGYGGGRREGGYGGGGGGYGGGDRYNDRSSRGGGGGGSDGNWRN; encoded by the exons ATGGCCGACGTTGAATACAGGTGCTTCGTCGGTGGTCTGGCATGGGCCACCACCGACCAAACACTTTCGGAAGCTTTTTCTCAGTACGGCGAAGTGGTCGAATCCAAG ATCATCAATGACCGGGAAACTGGTAGATCTAGAGGATTTGGATTCGTTACCTTCAAGGATGAGCAAGCCATGAGGGATGCTATTGAAGGGATGAACGGCCAGGATCTCGATGGTCGCAACATCACCGTGAACGAAGCTCAATCCCGCGGAGGCggtggaggtggaggtggaAGAGGCGGTGGTGGTTACGGAGGTGGCCGACGTGAAGGCGGTGGAGGAGGCTATGGTGGTGGTGGCGGCTACGGAGGTGGCCGACGTGAAGGCGGTGGCGGCGGCTACGGTGGAGGCGGCTACGGAGGTGGTCGTCGTGAAGGCGGTTACGGTGGAGGCGGTGGTGGTTATGGAGGAGGTGACCGCTACAACGATCGCTCTTCAAGAGGTGGAGGTGGTGGTGGTTCCGATGGAAACTGGAGGAATTAG